The genomic DNA tgtcaaaataatttataatcttaATCATATATAAAAAACTCATTCAGTAGATAATATAATGTACGCACATcagaagttgtacttctttagtgtcaattttatttatttcattcaaataaaaCACCGAGTTAGACAATAGACGGCAACATACACTACGACGCGGtgaacccagtgggtaggacttcgcatccctaacttttcttagttatgtgcgttttagcacttaaaactaaatcacttgcttcaacggtgaaggaaagtaataggttgatatgatgatggtgataaacaAGAATTATTATCAATGCCTCAAGACTCCCATATGCtcaattcttattcaaataatatcaACAAGTAAATTTTTCTCAATAATAGCCTTGGTGGCGTTTTGTATCTAAAAATTGATAACTTCTAAAAACTTAATAGTATTAGAATATAAGCCAAAATTCTACATCGAAGTAAGGAATCGTCAAAACTTTTAAGAACTACCTACATATAGAAGGTTGTGAAAATTAAAAGTCTTAAAATGATTTATGccacgcgccaaaagaagtacaacttcaataaaaaaaaaaacttaacgcAAAATGTCAATCAATAAGTTTCTTTATATGTTAAGAAAATTATGCAAGTAATGCTAAAACCTtgttctatttaatttaaaatatcttcgaTTTTGAACATGAGACATTGACTTTTAGTTTATAGCTACGATGTATTATAGAGGATTTTGTATTATCAGTAACTACcctgtaattttgaatttttctctCGACATTCATAAAACTATATTATGACAGAATAGGTAgagatgaataaatatatttcaatgaaatgtttaattgattttatcaattaagtgagtaaaattatacaaattgacTTTTATGAGACGAAGTCAATCATCTCTAAATgttatcaaaaaatttaaaatataataattgtctaTGAAAAATATATGGATATATTAGCACCACTAAGAATTATGTAAGgatcttttaaattaataaaaattataaaattagttaaCTGTTAggtaaagataataatataaaatatacgtatAATTTGACACAAAGTTTATCAAATAATAGGTCTGGtataaagtattaataaataataacaatatttatctattttactcAATTTTGTACAATTATTAAACAAGCAAATAATACCTCAAGAGGAATTTAAGTATCTACATAAGCATCTTTTACATCTTTTTAAAGCATTcatctaaaaatataatcatattAAAACTGAATGCTCTTTTCTAAACTTTTCATTGGTTTCTGAATCATATCCCCCATATTTCAACaaacatttcttttaatatGTACAACTACTTACAACAATctaagtattaatttttaaggGAATTCTACTACCGTATGCAAGAataattgattttgttttgaaataattaagtGCATTACATGTAAGTTATTTACTTACAATGTATTTtcaatacatagataattaaacAGAGTTAGCCAACGAGTTACTGTTAAGCTCTATCTTTTTTAATAGTATCCGGTTTTGATTTCGTTTGTTTAGAAACATTTGTATGCTTAGTACCATTTGTAGCTGATGTAGATGGTAAGGATTTAGCAGCCGATGCTGAAAATGATTTGACTTGTGCACTATTAGTATTAACACTGATTGGTAGTTTCTGTATTTGGGGGTTTGATGTTATTGCTGGGGTACCAGAAGTAAATGTAGAAcctattttagttttagttgtGGATACAATATACGAGGGCAAGGTTGTATTAACTTTTGTTACAGTACATTTCAATGATGAATCTGTCTTAACAGACTGCGAAGAACAAGACGAAGATGATAAAACAACCGGTTTTACACTTACGGGAATGGCAGTCGATTTGCTGTTTATTAATGGACCAGTGGAAGTGAGATTTATCGGTGAAGTTGTTGATACTTTAGTTTCATTAACATTAGTTTGAGGTGTTGAAGGTTTACTCGCAGATTTAGGAATACTTATGGGATTTAAATTTACCTTTTCTGTAATAGATTTTACTTTAGATGTCGAAGCTGATATTGTACTCTGTGAAGGCTTCTTTTCTGTCGGCGGTAGAGTCGTAACGCATACGCCCTTTGCTTGATTTGCTGTAGATGTGTTTATAGTAGAAAACTTTGAATCTATCGGGAGGGTAACGTGAGCAGCAAAGTCAATTTTAGAATCAACTTTAGGTAAGGTAACTTTGTCAGATTTTGTACTGATATTCTTTTCGGCTTCGTTCCCATAAATTTGCGTATTTGGTTTTGAAATGTTATTTACAGAATCATTAATGGCTTCTGTTAAAGCATTTTTTTGACGTTGCAATTTTTTGTTACCATTCACAGAAGCGTTTATATTAACTTTATCCTTTGAAATCAAATGCGATTTCGGTCCATCTggtgattttatatttattttatgcatattttcttgatttttaaaGTCCACGGGCGATATTTTACTGTCAATATTGTCAGGATCAGGAAATCTTTCGTTTGATTTTTCTATCAAACTATCTTTttctaatgtatttttactACAAGCAGCCCTTTTCGAAATTTCTGTTGATTTCTTGACTTTATCGGTTGTAGAAAAATTGTTTTCAGTAGTAGAAAGTTCCTTAACAGGTTGTCCTTTCAAAGTCATAGTATCATTATTTGCCAATTTAGGTTTACCGGTTGTATCCCggaaattgcaaagtttttcaCCTTCATGGGGTAAATTCGCAGAATCTAGAGAATTTGTGGTGTAAGgttcacttttaattttttcatttgaaaaaaaaagtgccACTGTCGGTAATAATGATTTATCTTTGCAAGTTGATACTAAATTAATTTCTGGTTTTCCAGATAAAGCCTTCGCACCTTCAGAAGAGATTTTAGATAATGGAATAGCTTTTGAGTCAGCGTTGCTAGCAATTCCAGCTTTTACTAAATTACCTTCAATTGTTGATAGTATCGGTACGGGTGTAACTTGTACTGGTTCCATTAGTTTTGTTTTGCTGTCAGTATGAATTTTAGCAGTTGTAAAAATAAGTGGACTCGGACTATATCGTCCAGGTTTGCTTGTGTCGATTTCAACAAGAATTGGATTTTTAGTTGTTATTGATCCTGTCGATGCATCGTAAACACTAAATACATTAGTGTTCATATGATTATGAATAGGGGGAGTTTCACAGATATACGAAGTAGAAATTGAGCTCTCTTTCACGTTATTTATGACCATATTACTAGTTGAGCTTACAGGTATGGAGTATTTATCAGCATAACCATCTGTAACTTTATTATCTTTCTCGTGTAACGATTCAGtcttagatttatttaataaatatttggcaCTTCTATTGGCAATCTCGATTTTTTCTTTATCGGTTTGAAGTAATGGTTCTATTATACCGTCATCAGAGTCATGACtgaaactttgaacttttcgcttaatagagctttttttcattttattaaaactggtTGTAGATTTCTTTGTTTCATTATCTGTACCACTGGTTATAGAACTTGAATCAGCACCGTCGTGAGAggcctgaaaaaaaaacacatgttaATGTTCAGTAGCAAATCATTATTAGTAGTGATAGTGATTAGACGTAGCGCATCAATAAAAATGCGGTATATTCTTAAAACGCAGAATATAAAAGTAACATGAAGAACAAGGAtccaaatatgtatttaatatgtcTTGTTATCTGTCAGTCTTTTTTACGATACTTATTTAAAGTTAcgtgtatatttttgttttgaataggTACTATACAAATATAGTGCTGAGGAATTTCACAATCTTGAAAtgtaatatatactaatattattaagagcaaagatttctttgtttgtttttatccaATAAGCTTCGAAAGTACTTGACCGTATTAAGCCATTTCCAAAAGAAAGtttaactatcacgaagtaacataggctatcaTTTATTTCCGAAAAAACTGGAGATACTTCagaaaattgcaatattatAACCAGTAACAAAATATTGCATATGAAATTCATTACTTAGCTTGCGctaagaaaactattgatgatacataccAATTATGTATTACATGATTGAAGTACttattagtacctacctacaaaaaagtctgcgagggaatatatctaattaacatacgaaataaataaatagtaaatagcaGCCTTTGCGTTCTAAAATTTTAAGagcttaattgaaaaagttcttttaaaaactacacccgaatatttttaatatttttatgtttataaaaatacgtgatatttttatgtttgctaATAGTTTTCATGACTTTTTAATTCGCCATTCAATCTCAGACCAGCGAAACGCGCGCCGCGCGGTTACTGCACTGTGAGCGTTGTAATTCGTATTAGGTTTATATTTAATCAACTTGTACGAAAAGTACGAGTTAAATGGATGTCAACCAAAGCCTCGTTTCTGATTCTAACCGCTAGGGTGTGGAACGCTCTTctagtatattatagtatattgaATACCTACGCTATTCTAGTATATTGAATACCTTCAAGGAAAGAATGATAAGGCAATAGTGCTCCAGCTTAGACCTCATTATTGCATCCCATCAGGTATGACACTACATCAAACAAGGCTAGATAAAAGAGGGTAATAAAGGGGTAAGGGGTATATCTAATaactagatatattttaatacttaatttttattttcatattaatgtaggtaatttaataaaaaaacattaacaacCGCAACTTACTGTAAATTGCAATGAGTTAAAATTGCATTTAcatgtgtcatcatcatcattatcattaccaATCCATTGCCGGAACACAggatacgggtctcctcttagaaaaGAAAGGCCGTTGGATACTACGCTGGTCAAGTGGTGATTTGTAgacaacacacctttgagaccattgtgaaggtttccttacgatgttttacttcaccgctaaagcaataatatatttaattgcaaaCTTAAAAACACACATTAAGTGTATTTTTAGGTTTTGCTTGTATGAATATTATCCTAACTTTACCTTACGCAAGGCAATTGTTGGGGGCCGATGGAGGCTACCGCATCGTCTCAGTACTCCTTTTCCAACTAGCGTTGTATAAAAACAAATCCGAATCCCTATAGTGTATTGCTACTTTGTACTTGTATGAAAAGTATCCTTACTTACCTTTCGCGTAACAATAATCGGAGAGACTTTACCCCATTGGCTTTATATCCCTTTCTAACTGgcgtttttttatcaaaatgaaTCTGAATCCCTATACTTAGAGTACTCTTAGTTTTTGCTTGTGTGATAATATCCTAACTTACCTTCCGCATAGCAATGAGCGGATGGGCGTGCGGGGGTCATGCACCCCGCTCGCGCAGAACTGGGCGGCCGTGCAGCAGCAGTACAGGTGGTGACAGCTCCGTCTCGGCACGTAAAACGGCGCTACATATTGGTCCAGAAGCTGGACCCCATTCCTCGGTTGGCCGAGCCAGCATTCGGGCTTTCTGAAACATATTGTGAGTGATGATGGAACTACATAAATTAACCCGCTCGGGTTATATTCCTAtctgtatttttctttattcattggCCTGTACCAGAGACGATTCAAACACTGTTCAAGCGACACTTTTTTATATGGCTAAATGAGAGGACGAGCGAAcgacatttaaaattttgtttttttttagaatacctataaaatatttgacaGACTTTCTGCCAATTATTATGGCAGACCAATGTCTGTCAGTTACCTCTACTATGTCTGTTATGACCAAAACTTCTTAGGGTATGCGAAGGACACATCCTGAAATGTGCCGCCCTGTGTTTATCGATCTTAGACGATTAACACCTAGTTAAggagtttcttgacggcttcttctcggtagaatctgccttccgtaccggtcgtaaagtcactacaaacagaccatacttgacgtttcaaaagtgcttatattaagtatactttaaataaatgaatttagatttttttttgaaattttgaattttgaaatgctGCTACGCACAGAAATTTGCATTGGTTGGCGGTAGTAATTTCTCGGACGTGCTTTGTCatgaaaagctctactactactatacaaaaaataaactctaCTTCGTACATAGACTAAAACTCTAAATACCTCCGaaagttctttattttattagtgaCATAAAATAAAGGTATTATTTTCCTCACAAACTGTCAAGTTGGTAATGAGCCATATAGATGTTAATTATTGATTCcatccaaatttaattataaaagtaattaaatttatttttaaatacgagTTACCTAAGAATTTTTGATAATAGTTTAAatttgaaacagaaaaaataattaaaagagctTACTTTGCCATAAAGACAGATGGAATAAGACAATGGAACATCTTGCTTTAGTTTATTTCgcaaaatgacaaaaataatacattaaaaatgatTCCAGGTAAGTATAACGACGTCGAACTTACCAAtggaaacatttattttcataagcTATTTTCATGTCCTTCAAGGGGCTTAAAAcggtattgttttaatattactaacggttttttataaatttaatgtgcatataaaaaattttgaaaccgacaggattttaacctgcgactctctggcatgAGCAGGGGAGCGCTTAGGCCGTGATTGCTCAAGAGTCGccggttcaaatcctgtcctggttccaaacatttttatatgcattttaatgttataaaaattgatattttcctccaagtgtaggtaaaaatactattaaaaattgtaaaattacgAACGGTGTAACACACAATTACCTAGGTATAATCCTCATTTTTAGGACGTCAAGGTCAATCATTAGAAAAAAGGAGGAAGTTATCaattcggtgtttttttttttaaataataatgataatataataaatattatatcaactACAGTTGCAGTTGTGAATACTTACTTCAAAAGTTAGTCTAAAGATTTCAAAATTAGTCGCTCTATTTAACATCAATTTACTAACAGATAAGTCGGTACATGGAGGATTGCTAAACAATTTGTTTGAAATGCAGTTAGTTAGCCACTTACCTATTTCATAATATTCTAGTACAAACTGTAATACAAACTCTAAATGAGGTAATTAcacattacaagttagcccttctcattctctctggtggtaagtgaggatgcagacaaagatggtagcgagcttaccttttagg from Pararge aegeria chromosome 5, ilParAegt1.1, whole genome shotgun sequence includes the following:
- the LOC120623943 gene encoding probable serine/threonine-protein kinase nek3; this encodes MVINNVKESSISTSYICETPPIHNHMNTNVFSVYDASTGSITTKNPILVEIDTSKPGRYSPSPLIFTTAKIHTDSKTKLMEPVQVTPVPILSTIEGNLVKAGIASNADSKAIPLSKISSEGAKALSGKPEINLVSTCKDKSLLPTVALFFSNEKIKSEPYTTNSLDSANLPHEGEKLCNFRDTTGKPKLANNDTMTLKGQPVKELSTTENNFSTTDKVKKSTEISKRAACSKNTLEKDSLIEKSNERFPDPDNIDSKISPVDFKNQENMHKINIKSPDGPKSHLISKDKVNINASVNGNKKLQRQKNALTEAINDSVNNISKPNTQIYGNEAEKNISTKSDKVTLPKVDSKIDFAAHVTLPIDSKFSTINTSTANQAKGVCVTTLPPTEKKPSQSTISASTSKVKSITEKVNLNPISIPKSASKPSTPQTNVNETKVSTTSPINLTSTGPLINSKSTAIPVSVKPVVLSSSSCSSQSVKTDSSLKCTVTKVNTTLPSYIVSTTKTKIGSTFTSGTPAITSNPQIQKLPISVNTNSAQVKSFSASAAKSLPSTSATNGTKHTNVSKQTKSKPDTIKKDRA